In the genome of Burkholderiales bacterium, the window ATAATTCCCCGCAGTCGAACTCCGAACGATTGGAGAGAGCGTAAACGAACCAGTTTGCGGGTCCGGCACCGTGCCCTTTACAACCACGCCATCCAGCTGCGCAGTAACCATAGGCGAACTGGCGGCAAGCGCCGGATCGAGAACACCGGTAATGCCTCCGCTTACGATCAGCGGAATCACACGCACCACCGGCTTTAGCGAATAGCTGCCATTGCCGCGCGCAACAATTGATTTGCAGGCATCGAAGTCGAGCACGATATCCACCAGAGTGTTTTCAGCCACGTCGAACTGGCTTTTGAGCTTGATGCCGCTTTGTACCGCGCTTGGCGTGACGAGTGGCGTTTCGGTGCCGCCCGCTGGAATGACAGAGTTGGCAACGGGCCGGGCTGAAGTATTGGGTTCCAGTACCAGGCGCAGTTGGGTGTAGTGCCCGGCGTCCAGCGGCGCCTGGCCCAAGTCCTCGAGCGCACCATTGCTGAGGTTGAGCAGATTAATTTTGCGCGCGGGATTCAGGATGATATCAGTCCAGCCGCTATCGTTCTCGTTAGCGTCGGAGCTTCGATGCGCTCGCACTTTAGCCACCGTTACGTTGACCGCGTTAAAACCGCATGCCGGAGCGTCAGTCAGCAAGACATGCAGTGTGCCCTGTGGACGGACTGTGGGTGAACCGCCGTCACCGCCGCCGCTGCAAGCGGAAAGCAGGGCAGTTATGAGTCCAAAAAGTTTGCTTGAAGGTTTTAACATGTCGCCGCCTCTTCTAAAATTCAGGAATTGGAATGCAATAAAAGGAAATGTTCGAACTGAAAGCTGTAATGCAACAGCTTAGTAGAACGCCACGTTCGCACGTCACTTTAACGCGAGTGCGGTCGCCACCATACGCGAGTATTTGCGATTACGCAATAATAATAATTCCTGTCAGATAGATACGCGTCTATCCTCATGTTTAGTAGCAAGCTAGGGGAGATTAAGCTGTGGCTGGATGACGAATCAAACCACCCGGAAACCCCAAGGAGTTGGGATTAGCGAACGACGGGCGGGATGGGTTGCCGCCAGCGGATAGAAGTTTCACCCTCGCCGTCAATAGTGGCGAGTCGGCCGACGAACAGCTTGGTCAGCAGAGAGGGATGTTCTTTGTAGCAACGCAAACTAAAGATTGATCCGGGCTGCCCCCCGATCCAAGATTAAAAAACCTGCGACGGATAAACGCCAATGCTTGCAGTGTGAGTGACCAAGCCGGTCCCCTCATCCCAGAAATGCAATTGAAATCCCGGAGGCTCCAGCGTGAATGCGGCGGGCCCATCCGGCCGCAGATCCAGTTTGATCTGGTGCGCCGTGCCCGGACAAATCGACGCTATGGTTCCCTTGTAGCGCACCTGAATCGAGCGGTGCACATGACCGCACAGCACACGTTCAATCTGCGGATGACGCGCGATGATGGCGCCGAACACGTCCGGATTGGCGAGGCTCATCCGATCCATGTGGCGAATGCCGGTCGGAAAAGGCGGATGGTGCATGAACACGACGGTGGGCTTGTCCGGCATTTCCCGCAGGCGGGCGTCCAGCCAGCCTAGCCGCTCCTCGCACAGCTCGCCGCCGGGCGCGCCCGCAATCACGGTATCGAGCGCAATCAGGCGCAACGGAAAATCGTCGATCGCGTATTGCAGGAATTCACCGGCGCGCGGCAGATAAGTGTGATCGCGAAACGCGGATCGCAAAGCGCCGCGTTCGTCATGATTGCCGGGAATCACAAACAAAGGCAGCGTGATCGGCGCCAGCAATTCGCGCACGTACGCGTATTCCCCGGCGCGGCCGGTTTCGGCAAGATCACCGGTGGCGAG includes:
- a CDS encoding DUF4382 domain-containing protein, producing the protein MLKPSSKLFGLITALLSACSGGGDGGSPTVRPQGTLHVLLTDAPACGFNAVNVTVAKVRAHRSSDANENDSGWTDIILNPARKINLLNLSNGALEDLGQAPLDAGHYTQLRLVLEPNTSARPVANSVIPAGGTETPLVTPSAVQSGIKLKSQFDVAENTLVDIVLDFDACKSIVARGNGSYSLKPVVRVIPLIVSGGITGVLDPALAASSPMVTAQLDGVVVKGTVPDPQTGSFTLSPIVRSSTAGNYEVVVTAQDHASAVISDVPVVAKANTTVSTSPIMLPASGTHTVSGTVLPVDTEGAVRALQDFPSGPTVTIASQNADLATGAYSFTLPVAAPVLGGYGSGVLPITLSAQSAVAGKYAIEASATGRGTRTANTDITSADVSQNFDLQ
- a CDS encoding phosphodiesterase, with the translated sequence MLIAQITDFHINAPGKLVERSVDTAICLERAVAQLLRCEPLPDIVLATGDLAETGRAGEYAYVRELLAPITLPLFVIPGNHDERGALRSAFRDHTYLPRAGEFLQYAIDDFPLRLIALDTVIAGAPGGELCEERLGWLDARLREMPDKPTVVFMHHPPFPTGIRHMDRMSLANPDVFGAIIARHPQIERVLCGHVHRSIQVRYKGTIASICPGTAHQIKLDLRPDGPAAFTLEPPGFQLHFWDEGTGLVTHTASIGVYPSQVF